In Mongoliitalea daihaiensis, one DNA window encodes the following:
- a CDS encoding rhomboid family intramembrane serine protease: protein MKSFLLQIKESLQVPFRLSLLMFLLLLVQLSFSIDLGFLGVKPWSIPHLVGLITAPLVHGSLVHLLANVVPFMVLATSLYFFYDKIANQVLFYAYFLPYAIVWFVGRPYFHIGSSGTVYALAFFMISLGIFRGTIKSLLISGITIFLYGSLIYGVVPTERKISWETHLAGAAVGIVTAFYMSRKKNLG, encoded by the coding sequence ATGAAGAGTTTTTTGCTTCAAATTAAAGAAAGTCTACAAGTTCCATTTAGGCTATCTTTATTAATGTTTCTTCTGTTATTAGTTCAACTGTCTTTTTCCATTGATCTTGGGTTTTTAGGTGTCAAGCCTTGGAGTATCCCACATCTAGTAGGGTTGATCACCGCACCGTTGGTTCATGGTTCACTAGTTCACCTGCTGGCCAATGTGGTACCTTTCATGGTTCTTGCCACATCCCTCTATTTTTTTTATGACAAAATAGCCAATCAGGTTCTCTTTTACGCCTATTTTCTACCTTATGCCATTGTATGGTTTGTGGGTCGGCCATATTTTCACATTGGCTCATCGGGAACTGTTTATGCGCTAGCTTTTTTTATGATATCGCTAGGTATTTTCCGTGGCACTATCAAATCTTTACTGATTTCGGGGATTACCATCTTCTTATATGGAAGTTTGATATACGGGGTAGTGCCTACAGAGCGAAAAATCTCTTGGGAAACACATCTTGCAGGTGCAGCGGTCGGGATTGTAACCGCTTTTTATATGAGTAGAAAAAAGAATTTAGGCTAA